One Vicinamibacterales bacterium DNA window includes the following coding sequences:
- a CDS encoding PEGA domain-containing protein: MVLALMAASGAMAAAWIATGGINGVPGTLSRGTFVLSSQPPGAAVLVDGRPAGATPLAVDLTPGEHVVVATGGNGVARQLTPTIAAGETAAHHVVLDTATPPEDPPGAGSQPRPPERTEAVPPAPAAVPGYVRFDVPFPVEIAEGTRRLGTSADGPLRMTPGVHTLTLVNEDLGYRASDTVSVTAGRETAHVVGQQSAPLSIHVAPWAEVAISGRGFGTTPVDGLMLPIGSYQITLRHPTLGEREVPVTVRLGVDNRLDVDLRR; encoded by the coding sequence ATGGTGCTCGCGCTGATGGCGGCCTCCGGCGCCATGGCCGCGGCCTGGATCGCCACCGGGGGCATCAACGGCGTGCCAGGGACGCTGTCGCGCGGCACGTTCGTGCTGTCGTCGCAGCCGCCGGGCGCCGCGGTGCTCGTCGATGGCCGCCCCGCCGGCGCGACGCCCCTCGCGGTGGACCTCACGCCGGGCGAGCACGTGGTCGTCGCGACAGGCGGGAACGGGGTGGCGAGGCAGCTCACGCCGACGATCGCGGCCGGTGAGACCGCGGCCCACCACGTCGTGCTCGACACCGCCACGCCACCCGAGGACCCGCCTGGCGCCGGGTCGCAGCCCCGGCCCCCAGAGCGGACCGAGGCGGTCCCCCCTGCCCCGGCGGCCGTGCCCGGGTACGTCCGCTTCGACGTGCCGTTCCCCGTCGAGATCGCGGAAGGCACGCGCCGTCTGGGCACGAGCGCCGATGGCCCGCTTCGGATGACGCCCGGGGTGCACACGCTCACCCTCGTGAACGAGGACCTCGGCTACCGCGCATCCGACACCGTGAGCGTCACCGCTGGCCGCGAGACGGCGCACGTCGTGGGCCAGCAGAGCGCGCCGCTCAGCATCCACGTGGCGCCGTGGGCCGAGGTGGCGATCTCGGGACGCGGGTTCGGCACGACGCCCGTGGACGGGCTGATGCTGCCCATCGGCTCGTACCAGATCACGCTCCGCCATCCGACCCTCGGCGAACGGGAGGTGCCGGTCACGGTCAGGCTGGGCGTCGACAACCGGCTGGACGTGGACCTTCGCCGGTGA
- a CDS encoding IPT/TIG domain-containing protein, whose amino-acid sequence MDVATMGGRFTAAVLVVYLLVVGLGASYSLVLGFDVLPPPSGEAAACRATVLTCHASSVAGRILAQAFFAGIVGSFLHAAQSLASYIGNGTFKASWAAWYLLRPWIGGILALAMAFAAQAGLIGGAPGNANVSGLVALGLLGGWFSKTTTDKLQEVFATLFKTDADAERTDKLTGDQPTVTAVAPSPVPVAATDVTVTGTGFLSGARVTMNDIELGVTVVSDTELTVDLANLSPRPSGDVVLVVVNPGGATPASDPFTVPFA is encoded by the coding sequence ATGGACGTGGCGACGATGGGCGGACGGTTCACGGCCGCCGTGCTGGTGGTGTACCTGCTCGTGGTGGGCCTCGGGGCCAGCTACAGCCTGGTGCTGGGGTTCGACGTGCTCCCCCCGCCGAGCGGCGAGGCCGCCGCGTGCCGGGCCACGGTGCTCACGTGCCATGCGTCGTCGGTGGCGGGCCGCATCCTGGCGCAGGCGTTCTTCGCGGGCATCGTCGGCAGCTTCCTGCACGCGGCCCAGTCGCTGGCGTCCTACATCGGCAATGGCACCTTCAAGGCCTCGTGGGCGGCGTGGTACCTGCTGCGGCCCTGGATCGGCGGCATCCTGGCACTGGCGATGGCGTTCGCCGCGCAGGCCGGCCTGATCGGGGGGGCGCCCGGGAACGCGAACGTCAGCGGCCTCGTGGCGCTGGGCCTGCTCGGCGGCTGGTTCTCCAAGACGACGACCGACAAGCTCCAGGAGGTGTTCGCCACGCTGTTCAAGACCGACGCCGACGCGGAGCGGACGGACAAGCTGACCGGCGACCAGCCCACGGTGACCGCCGTCGCGCCCTCGCCGGTGCCCGTCGCGGCGACGGACGTCACGGTGACGGGCACGGGCTTCCTCAGTGGGGCGCGCGTCACCATGAACGACATCGAGTTGGGCGTGACGGTGGTGTCGGACACCGAGCTGACGGTGGACCTCGCGAACCTGAGCCCCCGCCCGTCAGGCGACGTCGTCCTGGTGGTCGTCAACCCCGGCGGCGCCACACCGGCCTCCGACCCGTTCACGGTGCCGTTCGCGTGA
- a CDS encoding response regulator, which yields MPAVLLVDDDPDDGDLLRLAFRRHGADADLAITVDVDHALALLQQMGPGAGRPGPLPAVVLLDLKLGATGGLEVLGRIRRSPATTALPVVVMTSSVEPRDVEEAYAAGANGYVRKPDTFEELVTAVGAILQFWVYRNEMPGRRAQGACR from the coding sequence ATGCCGGCCGTGCTGCTCGTGGACGACGATCCCGACGACGGCGATCTCCTTCGCCTGGCGTTCCGGCGCCACGGCGCCGATGCCGACCTCGCGATCACGGTCGACGTGGACCATGCCCTCGCCTTGCTCCAGCAGATGGGCCCCGGCGCCGGACGCCCCGGGCCGTTGCCGGCCGTCGTGCTGCTGGACCTGAAGCTGGGGGCGACCGGCGGGTTGGAGGTCCTCGGGCGGATTCGCCGCAGCCCGGCGACGACAGCCCTTCCGGTGGTGGTGATGACCTCCTCTGTTGAGCCACGGGACGTCGAAGAGGCGTACGCCGCCGGGGCGAACGGCTACGTCCGCAAGCCCGACACGTTCGAGGAACTCGTGACCGCCGTGGGCGCCATCCTGCAGTTCTGGGTCTACAGAAACGAGATGCCTGGCCGGCGCGCACAGGGGGCGTGCCGATGA
- a CDS encoding M1 family metallopeptidase, producing the protein MRPLIALTAAWVVLTVQAAGAQTKPPAPPPPSTMRAPTAADILRGAYGRYRANNDLLYYVLDVRVDPEAKSIRGTNAVRFRMLSDDTRIQLELYENLQVESLRMGTTALKYERVRNTLYVDFPETLRAGRTYTIDVGYSGQPREQGRFGGLAFRTDPDGRPWINTANEGEGSSVWWPSKDQWRDEPEGMDIRVAVPNGLMDVSNGRFMGKTDLGNGYTRWDWRVHYPINSYNVSLNIGAYVQFSETLGALSLDYFVLPGSLEKAKRQFAQARPMIEAFQTYVGPYPFPEDGYKLIEAPYSGMEHQSAVTYGNRFANGYLERDWTGVGVSLKFDFIIIHESGHEWFGNAVSAADVSDMWIQEGWTTYLEGVYVEALFGHDDAVKYLNGYKPKVGNREPVITQRGIHRTPTQDMYFKAALFLHTLRNVVNDDARWWQLVRDVFATFKYKNIFTEDLVAFVNGQLNQDLTPVFDQYLRRADLPRLELTFDAAAGTVAFRWRADERGFAMPVRVGTPGHWRVVTPTADWQVMPNPDGPSFTAATDLYYIDVAVLDSAGHPVK; encoded by the coding sequence GTGCGTCCACTCATCGCGCTGACGGCGGCGTGGGTCGTCCTGACGGTTCAGGCGGCCGGCGCCCAGACGAAGCCGCCCGCCCCTCCCCCGCCGTCGACGATGCGCGCGCCCACGGCGGCCGACATCCTCCGCGGGGCCTACGGCCGCTACCGGGCCAACAACGACCTCCTGTACTACGTGCTCGACGTGCGGGTGGACCCCGAGGCCAAGTCGATCCGCGGCACGAACGCCGTCCGGTTCCGGATGCTCAGCGACGACACCCGCATCCAGCTCGAGCTCTACGAGAACCTCCAGGTCGAGTCCCTCCGGATGGGGACGACGGCGTTGAAGTACGAGCGCGTGCGCAACACGCTCTACGTGGACTTCCCGGAGACGCTGCGCGCGGGCCGCACCTATACGATCGACGTCGGCTACTCGGGACAACCGCGCGAGCAGGGGCGCTTCGGCGGCCTCGCGTTCCGGACCGATCCGGACGGCCGTCCGTGGATCAACACGGCCAACGAGGGCGAAGGGTCGAGCGTCTGGTGGCCCAGCAAGGACCAGTGGCGCGACGAGCCGGAGGGCATGGACATCCGCGTGGCGGTGCCGAACGGCCTGATGGACGTGTCCAACGGCCGGTTCATGGGCAAGACCGACCTCGGCAACGGCTACACGCGCTGGGACTGGCGCGTCCACTACCCGATCAACTCCTACAACGTGTCGCTGAACATCGGGGCGTACGTGCAGTTCTCGGAGACCCTCGGCGCCCTGTCCCTCGACTACTTCGTGCTGCCCGGGAGCCTGGAGAAGGCGAAGCGGCAGTTCGCGCAGGCGAGGCCCATGATCGAGGCCTTCCAGACCTACGTCGGGCCGTATCCCTTTCCCGAGGACGGCTACAAGCTGATCGAAGCGCCCTACTCTGGCATGGAACACCAGAGCGCCGTCACCTACGGCAACCGCTTCGCCAACGGCTACCTGGAACGCGACTGGACCGGCGTCGGCGTCAGCCTGAAGTTCGACTTCATCATCATCCACGAGAGCGGGCACGAGTGGTTCGGCAACGCCGTGTCGGCGGCCGACGTGTCGGACATGTGGATCCAGGAAGGCTGGACGACCTACCTCGAGGGCGTCTACGTGGAGGCGCTGTTCGGCCACGACGACGCCGTGAAGTACCTCAACGGCTACAAGCCGAAGGTGGGCAACCGTGAACCCGTGATCACGCAGCGCGGCATCCACCGCACGCCGACGCAGGACATGTACTTCAAGGCCGCGCTCTTCCTGCACACGCTGCGGAACGTCGTGAACGACGACGCGCGGTGGTGGCAGCTCGTGCGGGACGTCTTCGCCACCTTCAAGTACAAGAACATCTTCACCGAGGACCTGGTCGCCTTCGTGAACGGGCAGCTGAACCAGGACCTGACGCCCGTCTTCGACCAGTACCTGCGGAGAGCGGACCTCCCGCGCCTGGAGCTGACGTTCGACGCGGCGGCCGGCACGGTGGCCTTCCGGTGGCGCGCGGACGAGCGCGGCTTTGCCATGCCCGTCCGCGTGGGCACGCCCGGGCACTGGCGCGTGGTGACGCCGACCGCGGACTGGCAGGTGATGCCGAATCCGGACGGGCCGTCGTTCACGGCCGCGACCGACCTCTACTACATCGACGTCGCCGTGCTCGACAGCGCCGGCCACCCGGTGAAGTAG
- a CDS encoding response regulator: MTAAIRVLLVEDDPDDAALLERHFAVQERPASVARVDDADALVRALDGGPWDVVVSDHRLPGFSSLDALRLVRARHPDMPFVIVSGQIGEDLAVEALKAGADDYVMKDRLSRLVPAVQRAMADRHLRRTERESAEALRLAQAHLRWLVASSPVVVYETEATPAQTLRFISENVGALGGREVGGLLGRPGSEWRDVHPDDAAALAVALERLSRTGRPERLWYRWRHVDGTYRWVQDDLRLAPGLDGGTAAIVGALVDVTEQRALQEQADRAQRLEAMGQVAGGVAHDFNNLLAVILGCSEEVLASVGADEPHFASAQAIRRAATRGAAVVARLLALSRRQVLKPTVRDLNHVVRDVEPLLRSVLSARVSVDVVVAATPQPVCIDDAQMEQVILNLAINARDATPRGGAITVAVGRDANGRATLTVSDTGAGIAPEVLPRIFEPFFTTKPSGVGTGLGLAMVHGVVTQSGGEVAVASELGQGTRVTVSLPLAEAQAAAPSTASPGTGVRASASVLLVDDDDLVRDLVRRTLSAAGHRVETAACGLAALHPRHGSPLDVLVTDLAMPGLGGVELARRLADRQPGLRVLFISGCPEGDLPRDLQYEFLAKPFETADLLAAIARLMGTRAESGPVAPGPGT, translated from the coding sequence ATGACGGCGGCCATCCGCGTGCTGCTGGTCGAGGACGACCCCGACGACGCGGCGCTCCTGGAAAGGCACTTCGCCGTGCAGGAACGCCCCGCGTCGGTGGCGCGGGTGGACGACGCCGATGCGCTCGTGCGCGCCTTGGACGGCGGGCCGTGGGATGTGGTGGTGTCCGATCACCGGCTGCCGGGTTTCTCCTCGCTCGATGCGCTGCGGCTCGTCCGCGCGCGCCACCCGGACATGCCGTTCGTGATCGTCTCCGGCCAGATCGGCGAGGACCTGGCCGTCGAGGCGCTGAAGGCGGGCGCCGACGACTACGTGATGAAGGATCGCCTGAGCCGGCTCGTGCCAGCCGTGCAGCGCGCGATGGCCGATCGGCACCTGCGGCGGACCGAACGCGAGAGCGCCGAGGCGCTGCGGCTGGCGCAGGCACACCTGCGCTGGCTGGTGGCGTCGAGCCCCGTCGTGGTCTACGAGACGGAGGCCACGCCGGCCCAGACGCTGAGGTTCATCAGCGAGAACGTCGGGGCCCTGGGCGGGCGCGAGGTGGGCGGTCTCCTGGGGCGGCCCGGGAGCGAGTGGCGCGACGTCCACCCAGATGACGCCGCCGCGCTCGCCGTGGCGCTCGAGCGCCTCTCGCGCACCGGCCGGCCCGAACGTCTCTGGTATCGCTGGCGCCACGTGGATGGGACGTACCGGTGGGTGCAGGACGACCTGCGCCTCGCGCCCGGGCTCGACGGCGGCACGGCGGCGATCGTCGGAGCGCTGGTGGACGTCACCGAGCAGCGCGCGCTCCAGGAGCAGGCCGACCGCGCGCAGCGCCTCGAAGCCATGGGGCAGGTGGCGGGCGGCGTCGCCCACGACTTCAACAACCTGCTGGCCGTGATCCTGGGCTGCAGCGAAGAGGTGTTGGCGTCGGTGGGCGCGGACGAGCCGCACTTCGCCTCGGCGCAGGCGATCCGCCGCGCCGCGACCCGCGGCGCCGCCGTGGTGGCCCGGCTGCTCGCGCTCTCGCGCCGTCAGGTGCTGAAGCCCACGGTGCGCGACCTCAACCACGTGGTGCGCGACGTGGAGCCGCTGCTGCGCTCGGTGCTCAGCGCCCGGGTGTCGGTGGACGTCGTGGTTGCGGCGACGCCGCAGCCGGTGTGCATCGACGACGCCCAGATGGAGCAGGTGATCCTGAACCTGGCGATCAACGCGCGGGACGCCACGCCGCGCGGCGGCGCCATCACCGTCGCTGTTGGCAGGGACGCCAACGGCCGCGCGACCCTGACGGTGAGCGACACCGGCGCGGGCATCGCGCCGGAGGTCCTTCCGCGGATCTTCGAGCCGTTCTTCACCACCAAGCCGTCGGGCGTCGGCACCGGTCTTGGGCTGGCGATGGTGCACGGCGTGGTGACGCAGAGCGGCGGCGAGGTTGCGGTGGCGAGCGAGCTGGGCCAGGGGACGCGCGTGACCGTATCGCTGCCACTGGCCGAGGCGCAAGCCGCGGCCCCGTCCACGGCGTCGCCGGGCACGGGCGTGCGCGCCTCCGCATCGGTGCTGCTGGTGGACGACGACGATCTCGTACGCGATCTCGTCCGGCGCACGCTTTCAGCGGCCGGTCACCGTGTGGAGACTGCTGCGTGCGGGCTGGCCGCGCTGCACCCGCGCCACGGCTCGCCGCTGGACGTCCTGGTCACGGACCTGGCCATGCCCGGCCTCGGTGGCGTGGAACTGGCGAGGCGCCTCGCCGACCGCCAGCCCGGCCTGAGAGTGCTGTTCATCTCGGGATGTCCGGAGGGCGACCTTCCGCGCGATCTGCAGTACGAGTTCCTGGCCAAGCCCTTCGAGACGGCCGACCTGCTGGCCGCGATTGCGCGGCTGATGGGCACACGCGCCGAGAGCGGACCCGTGGCGCCGGGCCCCGGGACGTGA